From one Chlamydiifrater phoenicopteri genomic stretch:
- a CDS encoding inorganic pyrophosphatase, producing MTKRFIPHPWHGPELSSDNYESLCCYIEITPSDSVKFELDKESGLLKIDRPQKYSNFCPCLYGLLPKTYCGKRSGEFSAQKLNRSDIFGDKDPLDICVLTEKNITQGNILVQARPIGGIRIIDSGEADDKIIAVLEDDLVYGGIADITYCPSTILDMIVHYFLTYKATPDHLMSSGKPKVEVAGVYGKEEAKEVIRLAHEDYMESFA from the coding sequence ATGACTAAAAGGTTTATCCCTCACCCTTGGCATGGCCCAGAGCTCTCCTCAGATAACTATGAGAGCCTTTGCTGTTACATCGAAATTACTCCTTCTGACTCTGTGAAATTTGAGCTAGATAAAGAGAGTGGTTTATTAAAAATAGACAGACCCCAAAAATACTCTAACTTCTGCCCTTGTCTATACGGGTTACTTCCTAAAACATACTGTGGAAAGCGTTCTGGGGAGTTCTCCGCTCAAAAACTAAATCGATCCGATATTTTTGGAGACAAAGACCCTCTGGACATATGTGTTTTAACAGAAAAAAACATCACTCAAGGAAATATATTAGTTCAAGCTAGACCTATTGGAGGCATTAGAATCATTGACTCTGGCGAAGCTGATGATAAAATTATAGCTGTTCTCGAAGACGATCTAGTTTATGGTGGCATTGCAGATATTACATACTGCCCTTCCACCATCTTGGACATGATCGTCCATTATTTCCTTACATACAAAGCCACACCAGACCACCTGATGAGCTCAGGGAAACCTAAAGTAGAAGTGGCTGGCGTCTACGGGAAAGAAGAAGCGAAAGAAGT
- a CDS encoding Glu/Leu/Phe/Val family dehydrogenase codes for MKYRLVQEDLNIDDYERVIRFSCRETLLDSIIAIHNTRKGPALGGIRMLRYSSFEEGLRDVLRLAKGMTYKAFVSGVNTGGGKSIIFLPEGDFDREALLESFGQAVNSLQGSYICAEDMGTTPDDMQVIHRETKYVVGKKNVSGDPSYYTAHGLFLCLKAVAKELDAAFDRSLRGLKVAVQGLGMVGFKLAEKLFWEGASLIVADVNDEVVNIARKRFCAEVVDTTEVMFASCDILSPCARGGVLNSENVSRLRCRGVAGAANNQLESPEIAEELLNRGILYAPDYLANAGGLINVVSELGGQYDPREVLFALDRIPSVFDEAYKVSRNNNISLERVLLERFQKDF; via the coding sequence ATGAAGTATCGTCTAGTTCAGGAAGACTTAAATATTGATGATTATGAAAGAGTAATAAGGTTTTCTTGTAGGGAGACGCTATTAGATTCTATCATAGCTATTCATAACACTCGTAAAGGGCCAGCTCTTGGTGGCATTCGAATGCTCCGTTATAGCTCCTTTGAAGAAGGCCTGAGGGACGTGCTTCGTTTGGCAAAGGGAATGACTTACAAGGCTTTTGTTTCTGGAGTTAATACAGGAGGAGGGAAGAGCATAATATTTTTGCCCGAAGGTGATTTTGACAGGGAAGCTTTGTTGGAAAGTTTCGGTCAAGCTGTAAACTCTTTGCAAGGAAGTTACATTTGTGCTGAAGACATGGGAACAACCCCAGACGATATGCAAGTTATTCATAGGGAGACGAAATACGTCGTAGGGAAGAAAAATGTTAGTGGAGACCCCTCTTATTATACAGCACATGGTTTGTTTCTATGTTTGAAGGCTGTGGCTAAGGAGTTAGATGCTGCTTTTGATAGGTCTCTTAGGGGCTTAAAGGTTGCCGTTCAAGGCTTGGGAATGGTAGGATTTAAGTTGGCGGAGAAGTTATTTTGGGAGGGGGCATCCCTTATTGTGGCCGATGTAAACGATGAAGTGGTGAATATTGCTCGGAAAAGGTTTTGTGCAGAGGTTGTTGATACAACGGAAGTAATGTTTGCTTCCTGTGATATATTGTCCCCTTGTGCTAGGGGCGGTGTCTTGAATAGTGAAAATGTGTCCAGATTGCGTTGCAGAGGTGTTGCTGGAGCAGCCAATAATCAGTTGGAATCCCCTGAAATAGCCGAAGAGCTGCTTAATAGAGGGATTTTGTACGCGCCAGATTATTTGGCTAATGCTGGAGGGCTGATTAATGTCGTCTCCGAGCTGGGTGGGCAATATGATCCAAGAGAAGTTCTGTTTGCTCTGGATAGAATTCCATCAGTGTTCGATGAAGCATACAAAGTTTCACGAAATAATAACATTAGTCTTGAAAGAGTCTTATTAGAGCGTTTCCAAAAAGATTTTTAG
- a CDS encoding aminotransferase class I/II-fold pyridoxal phosphate-dependent enzyme, whose translation MASQSIDFISNDFLGFAGSSMLQQAVQDKYLEIVHSYPKVMQGSTGSRRIVGGHPFQSILEEKIAKYHGFESAVIAHCGYMANLSLCYLVSEVDDVMLWDEGVHVSIREGSLIISGKQESFLHNDMEHLEKLLIKYREKGCNRIFIFISTVYSSDGSLAPLNEVVALSKKYEALLIFDEAHALGIHGCEGKGFGSEDFRKDVYAVLVTYGKSFGGFGAAILSSKIVREDIMEKGTPIMFSTALPLHALVVIDRAYEHFKTFGNSLRKQIFNLRNYFSSFVSDSSPGCVQSIRFSERQHALDWVEALKEHNIQVGIFESESVSSVRINLHAFNSYRDIDTLFRVVENLLEKGRCRIDVDHKLHFSREFCVK comes from the coding sequence ATGGCGAGTCAGTCTATAGATTTTATTTCCAATGATTTTTTAGGATTTGCTGGGTCTTCCATGCTTCAGCAAGCAGTTCAGGACAAATATTTAGAGATAGTACATTCTTATCCAAAAGTGATGCAAGGATCGACAGGATCTCGTCGTATTGTAGGTGGACATCCATTTCAATCCATACTGGAAGAAAAAATAGCAAAGTATCACGGTTTTGAATCCGCAGTTATCGCACACTGCGGTTACATGGCTAATTTAAGTTTGTGTTATCTAGTTTCTGAAGTCGATGATGTGATGTTGTGGGACGAAGGTGTACATGTATCTATTCGCGAAGGAAGTTTGATCATTTCTGGAAAGCAAGAGTCTTTCCTGCACAATGATATGGAGCATTTAGAAAAACTATTGATTAAGTACAGAGAAAAAGGATGTAATCGCATATTCATTTTCATTTCTACGGTTTATTCGTCAGACGGTTCGTTAGCTCCTCTCAACGAGGTCGTCGCTCTGTCGAAAAAATATGAAGCTCTTTTAATTTTTGACGAAGCTCATGCTTTAGGTATTCACGGATGTGAAGGTAAAGGTTTTGGGTCTGAAGATTTTAGAAAGGATGTTTACGCGGTACTAGTCACTTATGGTAAATCCTTCGGGGGATTTGGGGCTGCTATCCTTTCTTCTAAGATCGTTAGAGAAGATATCATGGAAAAAGGTACTCCTATAATGTTTTCTACAGCACTTCCTTTGCACGCGCTCGTAGTGATAGACAGAGCTTACGAACACTTTAAAACTTTTGGAAACTCTCTAAGAAAACAAATTTTCAATTTAAGGAATTATTTCTCTTCCTTTGTCTCAGATAGCTCGCCAGGATGTGTGCAGTCGATAAGGTTTTCAGAGCGTCAGCATGCTTTGGATTGGGTAGAGGCTCTAAAGGAACATAATATTCAAGTTGGTATTTTTGAATCCGAATCCGTGAGCTCCGTTCGGATTAATTTGCATGCGTTTAATAGCTATCGAGATATAGACACTCTCTTTAGGGTTGTGGAGAATTTGTTAGAAAAAGGTCGTTGTAGGATCGACGTCGATCATAAACTTCACTTTTCCAGAGAGTTTTGCGTCAAATAG
- a CDS encoding inositol monophosphatase family protein, whose protein sequence is MLDSFYQLLPNYQQFLERLIFSILPKLVHYQQNLPLSSVWKKSDGSFVTSADYGVQFLIQQQLAQKTPGIPLVCEENYHDLPEEKLLSIYNFATQCTTKASPELITEVLSQKHPSIEDSFWLIDPIDGTSGFIRNQAFSVAISLVINKEPLLSVIACSDPTTRLLNPHQPYQVFSARKNHGSFSLSFSGGSIERKRIHTAQAYTCKFCEASMSTYNQQHQTTRQLSEQLLSRPQPVRLDSQSKYTYVASGKVDFFLRVPYVQVQAKPWDHIPGSLLTAEAGGIVSDLLGRPLTIRNSLCLENNATIVASSRPNVHEEVLTKLSAIYPEGTI, encoded by the coding sequence ATGTTAGATTCATTTTATCAGCTCCTTCCCAATTACCAACAATTTCTTGAACGCCTAATTTTTTCTATATTACCAAAACTCGTGCACTACCAACAAAACCTTCCTCTCAGTTCTGTTTGGAAGAAATCGGATGGGTCATTTGTTACATCTGCAGACTATGGCGTTCAGTTTCTTATCCAACAACAACTGGCTCAAAAAACTCCTGGTATCCCATTGGTTTGCGAAGAGAATTATCACGACCTGCCAGAGGAAAAACTACTCAGCATTTACAACTTTGCAACGCAATGCACTACCAAAGCTTCCCCAGAGCTTATTACAGAAGTACTGAGTCAAAAACATCCTTCTATAGAAGACTCCTTCTGGTTGATAGATCCAATTGATGGAACCTCTGGGTTCATTAGAAACCAAGCCTTCTCCGTAGCTATTTCTCTCGTGATTAATAAAGAGCCTCTTCTTTCTGTTATAGCATGCTCCGATCCAACCACTCGACTACTCAATCCTCATCAACCTTATCAAGTTTTTTCCGCAAGAAAAAACCATGGCTCTTTTTCTTTATCTTTTTCTGGAGGGAGTATTGAGAGAAAAAGAATCCACACAGCACAAGCTTATACTTGCAAGTTTTGCGAGGCTTCTATGTCTACTTACAATCAACAGCATCAAACAACTCGACAATTGAGTGAGCAGCTGCTCTCTCGCCCTCAACCCGTCCGGTTAGATAGTCAAAGTAAGTACACTTATGTAGCTTCCGGGAAAGTGGATTTTTTTCTTAGAGTACCTTACGTACAAGTCCAGGCTAAACCTTGGGATCATATTCCCGGATCTTTACTAACAGCGGAAGCTGGAGGTATTGTGTCCGATCTTCTAGGAAGGCCTTTAACAATAAGAAACTCGCTATGTTTAGAAAATAACGCGACCATTGTGGCTTCTTCCAGGCCTAACGTTCATGAAGAAGTTTTGACAAAATTAAGCGCTATCTATCCAGAAGGAACGATCTAA
- a CDS encoding lysophospholipid acyltransferase family protein produces the protein MLKDFINFFIFYLVKFLLSLRYRFTVTGLDALNLDKSCGVLLLSNHVAEIDPVIIEFLLWRKLKPHPLASSSLFKSSFVRWVLGQVGAVAVPDVSFAEKDRIRKKNEISKYFSTVLKILKNSETVLLYPSGKISREGPEVLGGSSSAYVLLQEIDKCNVVLVRIRGLWGSSFSRYNRNSTPPLGATFKKSFFALLRKGFFFLPRRPVSLTLERVDFSLLRSFAGKQELNRFLEAWFNRDPERVCLVPY, from the coding sequence GTGCTTAAGGATTTTATAAATTTTTTCATTTTTTACCTTGTGAAATTTTTGCTTTCATTGCGCTATCGATTTACGGTTACTGGATTAGATGCGTTAAACTTAGATAAATCTTGCGGGGTATTGCTTCTTTCCAATCACGTTGCAGAGATAGATCCTGTTATCATAGAATTCTTGTTATGGAGAAAATTGAAACCGCATCCGTTGGCTTCTAGCAGTTTATTCAAATCCTCTTTTGTGCGCTGGGTGCTAGGTCAAGTAGGAGCCGTTGCTGTTCCTGATGTTTCTTTTGCAGAAAAGGATAGAATTAGAAAAAAAAATGAAATCAGCAAGTACTTCTCTACTGTTTTAAAAATACTGAAGAATTCTGAGACAGTGCTTCTTTATCCATCAGGAAAGATTTCTCGCGAAGGACCAGAGGTTTTAGGAGGAAGTTCTTCTGCCTATGTTTTGTTGCAAGAGATTGATAAATGCAACGTGGTGTTGGTGAGAATTAGGGGATTATGGGGGAGTTCTTTTTCCAGATACAACAGAAACTCTACCCCTCCATTGGGAGCAACTTTTAAGAAAAGTTTCTTTGCTCTTTTGAGAAAAGGCTTTTTCTTTTTGCCCCGTCGTCCGGTATCTTTGACTTTAGAGCGGGTAGACTTTTCTCTGCTGCGGTCATTTGCAGGTAAACAGGAATTGAATCGTTTTTTAGAAGCCTGGTTCAACAGGGATCCAGAAAGAGTCTGTTTAGTTCCTTACTAA
- a CDS encoding AMP-binding protein: MGRQRDPCAPCNKNSGFRRGKTILEKFLRLCDDLSEEIVCFEDQLGFFSYKNTKRAIIALAKEFKKYSGESLGIMMPASIGAYISMFATLLAGKIPVMINWTQGRRELVAGLEKTQLKRVITSKTFLEHLKKNRDEENLRALFDPDQMGEVVLDAIHLKKVSIESIYASMGWISKLAVWGLSLLPISWLLRFFGVHRVSGDDTAVMLFTSGTENVPKCVPLTHNNLIVNQEDCFPFFDVKSVDKVISFLPPFHAYGFNSCTLLPLLAGVPLVFVANPLNINRIMQLMKSKRATIMGTTPTFYGYFLKKIESDPSFAESLSLVVLGGERVSEELYNSSEKLLPHVKVIQGYGATESSPVITLTPRELNRDGVGYPLPRSSIKILCRTTLTPLPEGNPGIVVVAGPSVFSGYYGEAPNFGFVNLDGEKYYNTGDIGLLTKEGYLLLLGRLSRSVKIGGEMVSLESVESILQEHFLSKKGKGCYGEGPCFVVCGLEREAEKTKLCLFTTLELSLQEVNEALKQAGTCSVVKISDVQKLEAIPLSGIGKPNYVLLSKWLENK; encoded by the coding sequence ATGGGGCGACAAAGAGATCCCTGTGCGCCGTGTAATAAAAACTCAGGCTTTCGTCGAGGGAAGACTATTCTAGAAAAGTTCCTTCGATTGTGCGACGATTTGTCTGAAGAAATAGTTTGTTTTGAAGATCAATTAGGTTTCTTTAGTTATAAAAACACTAAGCGAGCCATTATAGCTTTAGCTAAAGAGTTTAAAAAATATTCCGGTGAATCTCTAGGTATAATGATGCCGGCTTCTATAGGGGCTTACATTTCTATGTTTGCTACCCTACTCGCGGGGAAGATCCCAGTAATGATAAATTGGACCCAAGGGAGAAGAGAATTAGTTGCAGGTTTAGAAAAAACTCAATTGAAAAGAGTTATTACTTCAAAAACCTTCTTGGAACATTTGAAAAAAAATCGTGACGAGGAAAATCTAAGAGCACTTTTTGATCCAGATCAGATGGGTGAGGTTGTTCTCGATGCTATTCATCTAAAGAAAGTGAGTATTGAGAGTATCTATGCTTCTATGGGCTGGATCAGCAAGCTCGCTGTATGGGGATTAAGCCTTCTGCCTATTTCTTGGTTACTTCGTTTCTTCGGTGTTCATAGAGTTTCTGGTGATGACACGGCGGTTATGTTGTTTACCTCAGGGACTGAAAATGTTCCCAAATGTGTTCCTCTAACGCATAATAATCTTATTGTGAATCAAGAAGATTGTTTTCCTTTCTTCGATGTTAAATCCGTAGATAAGGTAATTTCTTTTTTGCCTCCTTTTCATGCTTATGGATTTAATAGTTGTACCTTGCTTCCGTTGCTTGCAGGTGTCCCTTTGGTTTTTGTCGCAAACCCCTTAAATATTAATCGAATAATGCAGCTCATGAAAAGTAAACGAGCAACCATAATGGGGACAACACCCACTTTTTATGGCTATTTTTTAAAAAAAATAGAGAGTGACCCTAGTTTTGCTGAATCTTTATCTCTGGTTGTTTTAGGAGGAGAGCGAGTTAGCGAAGAATTGTACAACTCTTCAGAGAAATTGTTACCTCACGTGAAAGTTATTCAGGGATATGGCGCAACAGAAAGTTCCCCAGTTATTACGTTGACTCCTAGAGAATTGAATCGTGATGGAGTGGGGTATCCTTTGCCTAGATCCTCTATCAAAATTTTATGTCGTACTACTTTAACTCCTCTTCCTGAAGGAAATCCTGGGATTGTCGTTGTTGCAGGACCTTCGGTTTTTTCAGGCTATTATGGAGAGGCTCCTAATTTTGGGTTTGTTAATCTTGATGGAGAGAAGTACTATAATACCGGTGACATAGGTCTTCTGACAAAAGAGGGATACTTGCTTCTCTTAGGGCGATTGAGTCGTTCGGTTAAGATCGGAGGAGAAATGGTGAGTCTTGAGTCTGTGGAGTCTATTCTCCAAGAGCACTTTCTCTCAAAAAAGGGAAAAGGATGCTATGGAGAGGGGCCATGCTTCGTTGTCTGCGGATTAGAAAGAGAAGCCGAAAAAACCAAACTCTGTTTATTTACGACGTTAGAACTTTCTCTGCAAGAAGTGAATGAAGCCCTTAAACAGGCCGGGACGTGTAGCGTGGTAAAAATCTCGGATGTTCAGAAGCTAGAGGCTATCCCTTTATCTGGGATAGGGAAGCCTAATTATGTATTGCTTAGTAAGTGGTTAGAGAATAAATAA